In one window of Candidatus Caccoplasma merdavium DNA:
- a CDS encoding DUF4105 domain-containing protein — MRKFYFCLLSLIFCVPAVAERVDSLRVSLLTAAPGSQSYELFGHTGIRIRDGRNDIVFHYGVFDFNAPHFFYRFTKGETDYSIGAAGYRDFVYSYVLRGSTVYEQELLLSGDEAGRLLDTLLLNMEPGRRIYRYNFLFDNCATRPRDKIERCISGQIAYNPSDTTTTTFRELIHRHTRNHPWLTFGIDLALGAPLDRTLTLREQMFLPSIYRSCAEEARIIESDGTVRLLTGETHTYAGAQGALDENAPTPFTPTVVFTLLFALVVVFSMWEYGRGRHIRAPDYVIFGLYGLFGCVLFFLIFISIHPATSPNYSVLWCHPLLWVIALCEAFAPRKRITTQLMSLLLLVTLATLVAMPFLPQKFNPAFIPLALIPAVRSIAWLKIEQKNGRL, encoded by the coding sequence ATGAGGAAGTTTTACTTTTGCCTGCTGTCACTTATTTTCTGCGTTCCCGCCGTAGCCGAGCGGGTCGACAGCCTGCGCGTATCGCTCCTCACGGCCGCACCGGGAAGCCAGTCGTATGAGCTTTTCGGCCACACCGGCATACGCATACGCGACGGCCGCAACGATATTGTCTTCCACTACGGCGTGTTCGACTTCAACGCCCCCCATTTTTTCTACCGTTTCACCAAGGGGGAGACCGATTACAGCATCGGTGCCGCAGGATACAGAGACTTCGTTTACAGCTATGTGCTGCGCGGCAGCACGGTGTATGAGCAGGAGCTTCTGCTCTCGGGCGACGAGGCAGGCCGACTGCTCGACACGTTGCTCCTGAACATGGAGCCCGGCCGACGCATCTACCGCTACAACTTTCTCTTCGACAACTGCGCCACCCGTCCGCGCGACAAAATAGAGCGCTGCATCTCAGGCCAGATTGCCTACAACCCAAGCGACACGACCACGACGACATTCAGGGAGCTCATACACCGCCACACCCGCAACCACCCGTGGCTGACCTTCGGCATCGACCTCGCATTGGGAGCTCCGCTCGACCGCACCCTCACCCTTCGGGAACAAATGTTCCTCCCCTCGATTTACCGCAGTTGCGCCGAGGAGGCGCGTATCATCGAAAGCGACGGTACGGTGCGGTTATTGACCGGAGAGACCCATACCTATGCCGGTGCCCAAGGCGCTCTCGACGAGAACGCCCCGACGCCGTTTACGCCCACCGTCGTCTTCACGCTGCTCTTCGCCCTTGTCGTCGTATTCTCGATGTGGGAGTATGGCCGGGGCCGCCACATACGCGCCCCCGACTATGTGATCTTCGGGCTCTATGGGCTATTCGGCTGCGTGTTGTTTTTCCTTATCTTCATCTCGATACACCCGGCCACATCGCCCAACTACTCGGTCTTGTGGTGCCACCCCCTGCTGTGGGTCATTGCCCTGTGCGAAGCATTTGCCCCCCGCAAGCGCATCACGACGCAGCTCATGTCGCTGCTGCTGCTCGTCACGTTGGCGACCCTCGTGGCGATGCCATTCCTGCCGCAAAAGTTCAATCCGGCCTTTATCCCATTGGCGCTCATACCGGCAGTCCGCAGCATCGCATGGCTCAAAATCGAGCAGAAAAACGGACGTCTCTGA
- the secA gene encoding preprotein translocase subunit SecA: MGFNDILKKLFGNKSQRDLREIQPYVDRILAEYAKIESLSNDELRQRVTDIRAHIQESVAPEKARIAEIKQNIENVEYDERENMWEEVDKLEKVILDKYEKALDEALPQVFALVKATAKLFAENERIEVTATPFDRDLAAKGHDFVHIEGDKAIYQNHWVAGGNEITWNMVHYDVQLFGGVVLHKGKIAEMATGEGKTLVATLPVFLNALTGNGVHVVTVNDYLAKRDSEWMGPLYMFHGLSVDCIDKHQPNSEERRRAYNADITFGTNNEFGFDYLRDNMSITPQDLVQRAHNYAIVDEVDSVLIDDARTPLIISGPVPKGEVQLFEELQPKVESLYKAQKALATKLLADAKIKIASEDKEVRKEGALLLFRTFKGLPKNSALIKYLSEPGIKSLMLETEEYYMQENNRNMPIVTDPLYFVIDEKNNGVDLTDKGLDMITGDSDDPQFFVLPDIGAQLAELDNMGLSDAERQERKDQITQEYAIKAERVHTVHQLLKAYALFERDDEYVVIDNKVKIVDEQTGRIMEGRRYSDGLHQAIEAKEHVKVEAATQTFATITLQNYFRMYHKLAGMTGTAETEAGEFWDIYKLDVVTIPTNKPVIREDLNDRVYKTKREKYNAVIEEIAKMVEQGRPVLVGTTSVEISELLSRMLTLRKIKHNVLNAKLHQKEADIVAQAGQSGTVTIATNMAGRGTDIKLSEAVREAGGLAIIGTERHESRRVDRQLRGRSGRQGDPGSSVFYVSLEDNLMRLFSSERIAKVMDRLGFEEGEMIEHPMISKSIERAQRKVEENNFGIRKRLLEYDDVMNAQREVIYKKRHHALMGERIGIDIVNMMYDAAQALVEEYAQAGDYEGLQANVLKTFAIEVPFDANALRSEKENVLTEALYEAVIAAFKRKIDTLAAVANPVIKRVYEEQGDRYDNIVIPITDGKRIYNIVCNLKEAYESESKAVNKAFQKSILLHTIDEAWKEHLRDLDQLRQSVQNASYEQKDPLLIFKLESFGLFKEMINTINTKTISILMRGQIPMRDPQQVKEAAPAARQDYSRYRTQKDQIGGGQPANGAQPNAPQRRPEPVKAAPKIGRNDPCPCGSGKKYKNCHGREA, from the coding sequence ATGGGTTTTAATGACATTCTGAAAAAATTATTTGGAAACAAGTCGCAACGCGACTTACGCGAAATACAACCGTACGTCGACCGCATCTTGGCCGAGTACGCCAAAATCGAATCGCTCAGCAACGATGAACTGCGCCAGCGCGTCACCGACATCAGAGCTCACATACAGGAGAGCGTCGCCCCCGAAAAGGCCCGCATCGCCGAAATCAAGCAAAACATCGAAAACGTGGAGTACGACGAGCGCGAGAATATGTGGGAAGAGGTCGACAAGCTCGAAAAGGTCATTCTCGACAAATACGAGAAAGCCCTCGACGAAGCGCTTCCGCAAGTGTTCGCCCTGGTCAAAGCCACCGCCAAGCTGTTTGCCGAGAACGAACGAATCGAAGTCACCGCCACCCCATTCGACCGCGACCTCGCCGCCAAAGGGCACGACTTCGTGCACATCGAAGGAGACAAGGCCATCTACCAGAACCATTGGGTAGCCGGCGGCAACGAAATCACCTGGAACATGGTGCACTATGACGTGCAACTCTTCGGTGGTGTCGTACTGCACAAAGGCAAAATCGCCGAGATGGCCACCGGTGAAGGCAAGACCCTCGTGGCCACCCTGCCGGTGTTCCTCAACGCCCTTACCGGCAACGGCGTGCATGTGGTCACGGTGAACGACTACCTGGCCAAACGTGACTCGGAGTGGATGGGCCCGCTCTACATGTTCCACGGCCTCTCGGTCGACTGCATCGACAAGCACCAGCCCAACTCCGAAGAACGCCGCCGCGCCTACAACGCCGACATCACTTTCGGAACGAACAACGAGTTCGGCTTCGACTACCTGCGCGACAACATGTCCATCACCCCCCAGGACCTCGTGCAAAGAGCCCACAACTACGCCATCGTCGACGAGGTCGACTCGGTGCTCATCGACGACGCCCGTACCCCGCTCATCATCTCAGGCCCCGTGCCCAAAGGCGAGGTACAACTCTTCGAGGAGCTGCAACCCAAAGTCGAGTCGCTCTACAAAGCCCAAAAAGCATTGGCCACCAAATTGCTGGCCGACGCCAAGATAAAAATCGCCTCCGAAGACAAAGAGGTGCGTAAAGAGGGCGCCCTGCTGTTGTTCCGCACTTTCAAGGGCCTGCCCAAGAACTCGGCCCTCATCAAATACCTCAGCGAGCCGGGCATCAAATCGCTCATGCTCGAAACCGAGGAATACTACATGCAGGAGAACAACCGCAACATGCCCATCGTCACCGACCCGCTCTACTTCGTCATCGACGAGAAAAACAACGGAGTAGACCTCACCGACAAAGGTCTCGACATGATTACCGGCGACAGCGACGACCCGCAATTCTTTGTCCTCCCCGACATCGGCGCCCAACTGGCCGAGCTCGACAACATGGGGCTCTCCGACGCCGAACGCCAAGAACGCAAAGACCAAATCACGCAGGAATACGCCATCAAGGCCGAGCGCGTGCACACCGTGCACCAGCTGCTCAAAGCCTACGCCCTCTTCGAGCGCGACGACGAGTATGTGGTCATCGACAACAAGGTGAAAATCGTCGACGAGCAGACCGGCCGTATCATGGAAGGCCGCCGCTACTCCGACGGACTGCACCAGGCCATCGAAGCCAAAGAGCATGTAAAAGTGGAAGCCGCCACCCAGACGTTTGCCACCATCACGCTGCAAAACTACTTCCGCATGTACCACAAGCTGGCCGGCATGACCGGTACGGCCGAGACCGAAGCCGGCGAGTTCTGGGACATCTACAAGCTCGACGTGGTAACCATTCCCACCAACAAGCCCGTTATCCGTGAAGACCTCAACGACCGCGTATACAAGACCAAACGCGAAAAATACAACGCCGTCATCGAAGAAATCGCCAAGATGGTCGAGCAGGGTCGTCCCGTGCTCGTAGGTACCACCTCGGTCGAAATATCGGAATTGCTGAGCCGCATGCTTACCCTGCGGAAAATCAAGCACAACGTCCTCAACGCCAAGCTCCACCAGAAAGAGGCCGACATCGTGGCCCAAGCCGGACAGAGCGGCACGGTGACCATCGCCACCAACATGGCCGGTCGTGGTACCGACATCAAGCTCTCCGAGGCCGTGCGCGAAGCCGGAGGTCTGGCCATCATCGGTACCGAACGCCACGAGTCACGCCGCGTCGACCGCCAGTTGCGCGGACGTTCGGGACGTCAAGGCGACCCGGGTTCTTCGGTCTTCTATGTATCGCTCGAAGACAACCTCATGCGACTGTTCAGCTCCGAACGCATCGCCAAGGTGATGGACCGTCTCGGATTTGAAGAGGGCGAGATGATTGAGCACCCGATGATTTCCAAATCGATCGAACGGGCCCAACGCAAAGTAGAAGAGAACAACTTCGGTATTCGTAAACGCCTGCTCGAATACGACGACGTGATGAATGCCCAACGCGAAGTCATCTACAAGAAACGCCACCACGCCCTCATGGGCGAACGCATCGGCATCGACATCGTCAACATGATGTACGACGCCGCCCAGGCTCTCGTCGAAGAATATGCCCAAGCCGGCGACTACGAAGGGTTGCAGGCCAACGTGCTGAAAACCTTCGCCATCGAAGTGCCGTTCGACGCCAACGCCCTGCGTTCGGAAAAAGAGAACGTTCTCACCGAAGCCCTGTACGAAGCCGTCATCGCCGCCTTCAAGCGCAAAATCGACACGCTTGCCGCCGTGGCCAACCCGGTCATCAAGCGCGTCTATGAAGAGCAGGGCGACCGCTACGACAACATCGTCATTCCCATCACCGACGGCAAACGCATATATAATATAGTATGTAATCTGAAAGAAGCCTACGAGAGCGAATCGAAAGCCGTGAACAAAGCCTTCCAGAAATCGATACTCCTGCACACCATCGACGAAGCCTGGAAAGAGCACCTGCGCGATCTCGACCAACTGCGCCAGTCGGTACAGAACGCCAGCTACGAGCAGAAAGACCCGCTGCTCATCTTCAAACTCGAATCGTTCGGGCTCTTCAAGGAGATGATCAACACCATCAACACCAAGACCATATCGATTCTCATGCGCGGGCAGATTCCCATGCGCGACCCGCAACAAGTGAAGGAGGCCGCCCCCGCAGCCCGTCAGGATTACAGCCGCTACCGCACCCAAAAAGACCAAATAGGCGGTGGACAGCCGGCCAACGGCGCTCAACCCAATGCCCCGCAACGTCGCCCCGAACCGGTAAAAGCCGCCCCCAAGATAGGGCGCAACGACCCCTGCCCCTGCGGAAGCGGAAAGAAATACAAGAACTGCCACGGCCGCGAGGCTTAA
- a CDS encoding low molecular weight phosphotyrosine protein phosphatase: MHATPERPCRVLFVCLGNICRSPAAEGIMRHMVEERGLSTAFYIDSAGTYGGHAGELPDARMRSHAARRGYRLDHRSRPITADDFDRFDVIIGMDDMNIENLRRLAPDADSLSKIHRMTDYARRYGHDYVPDPYYSGADGFELVLDLLEDACGGLIDALSAPDA, from the coding sequence ATGCATGCCACCCCCGAACGTCCTTGTCGCGTACTTTTTGTCTGCTTGGGCAACATCTGCCGTTCCCCGGCCGCCGAAGGCATTATGCGACACATGGTCGAGGAGCGTGGCCTCTCGACCGCGTTTTACATCGACTCGGCCGGTACTTACGGCGGCCATGCCGGAGAGCTGCCCGATGCCCGCATGCGCAGCCATGCCGCGCGGCGGGGTTATCGTCTCGACCATCGTTCCCGTCCCATAACGGCTGACGACTTCGACCGCTTCGATGTCATCATAGGCATGGACGACATGAATATCGAGAACTTGCGCCGTTTGGCACCCGATGCCGACTCCCTGTCGAAGATTCACCGCATGACCGACTATGCTCGCCGGTATGGCCACGATTATGTGCCCGACCCCTATTACAGTGGAGCCGATGGTTTTGAGCTGGTGCTCGATTTGCTCGAAGATGCGTGCGGCGGGCTGATAGATGCCCTTTCGGCCCCCGATGCTTAA
- the lysS gene encoding lysine--tRNA ligase: protein MNILELSEQEIIRRNSLDEMRKMGIDPYPAAEYLVNAYTDEIKETFSDDAPRREVSVAGRIMSRRIMGKASFIELKDSKGRIQVYISRDDLCPGEDKELYNTVFKKLLDIGDFIGIKGFVFRTQMGEITIHAQELTVLSKSLRPLPIVKIKDGVVYDAFEDPELRYRQRYVDLVVNEGVKEIFIKRNRVYNSMREFFNSRGYMEVETPILQSIPGGAAARPFITHHNALDIPLYLRIADELYLKRLIVGGFEGVYEFSKNFRNEGMDRTHNPEFTCMEIYVSYKDYNWMMNFTEQMLEKIALDVNGTTQVQVGDNLIDFKAPYKRITMTDAIKEFTGVDITGMDEEQLRDVCHRLDIEIDDTMGKGKLIDEIFGEKCEGHFIQPTFITDYPIEMSPLTKRHRNNPELTERFELMVNGKELCNAYSELNDPIDQRYRFEEQLRLSEKGDDEAMFIDNDFIRALEYGMPPTSGMGIGMDRLVMLMTGQSTIQEVLFFPQMRPEKTQKKDPESAYIGIGVPKEWIPAIQKAGYLTLEALSGANPNKLQQDLCGLNKKFKLELANPTPEEVKAWVENAR, encoded by the coding sequence ATGAACATACTCGAACTGAGCGAACAAGAAATCATTCGTCGCAACAGCCTCGACGAAATGCGCAAGATGGGCATCGACCCCTATCCTGCCGCCGAATACCTCGTAAACGCTTATACCGACGAAATCAAAGAAACATTCTCCGACGACGCCCCCCGCCGCGAAGTATCGGTTGCCGGCCGCATCATGAGCCGCCGCATCATGGGCAAGGCCTCCTTTATCGAACTCAAAGACTCGAAAGGCCGCATACAGGTCTACATCTCCCGCGACGACCTCTGCCCCGGTGAAGACAAAGAACTTTACAACACCGTATTCAAAAAGCTGCTCGACATCGGAGACTTCATCGGCATCAAAGGTTTTGTGTTCCGCACCCAAATGGGAGAAATCACCATTCACGCACAAGAGCTCACCGTCTTGTCGAAATCGTTACGCCCGCTGCCCATCGTGAAGATAAAAGACGGTGTCGTCTACGATGCCTTCGAAGACCCCGAACTGCGTTACCGCCAACGCTACGTCGACCTCGTCGTGAACGAAGGAGTAAAAGAGATTTTCATCAAGCGCAACCGGGTCTACAACTCCATGCGCGAATTTTTCAACTCGCGCGGCTACATGGAGGTAGAAACCCCCATTCTCCAATCGATTCCCGGCGGTGCCGCCGCACGGCCCTTCATCACCCACCACAACGCGCTCGACATACCGCTCTACCTGCGCATCGCCGACGAGCTTTACCTCAAACGCCTCATCGTGGGCGGATTCGAAGGGGTGTATGAGTTCTCGAAGAACTTCCGCAACGAAGGCATGGACCGCACGCACAACCCCGAGTTCACCTGCATGGAGATATACGTCTCCTACAAGGACTATAACTGGATGATGAACTTCACCGAACAGATGCTCGAAAAAATCGCCCTCGACGTGAACGGCACTACCCAGGTGCAGGTGGGCGACAACCTCATCGACTTCAAGGCTCCCTATAAACGCATCACGATGACCGACGCCATCAAGGAGTTTACCGGGGTCGACATCACCGGCATGGACGAAGAGCAGCTGCGCGACGTGTGCCACCGTCTCGACATCGAAATCGACGACACCATGGGCAAAGGCAAACTCATCGACGAGATTTTCGGCGAGAAATGCGAAGGGCACTTCATTCAACCCACCTTCATCACCGACTATCCCATCGAGATGTCGCCGCTCACCAAGCGTCACCGCAACAACCCCGAGCTGACCGAGCGCTTCGAGTTGATGGTCAACGGGAAAGAGTTGTGCAACGCCTACTCCGAGCTCAACGACCCCATCGACCAGCGTTACCGCTTCGAAGAGCAACTGCGGCTCTCGGAAAAAGGCGACGACGAAGCGATGTTTATCGACAACGATTTCATACGCGCCCTCGAATACGGTATGCCCCCCACATCGGGCATGGGCATCGGCATGGACCGTCTCGTCATGCTCATGACGGGGCAATCGACCATACAGGAAGTTCTCTTCTTCCCGCAGATGCGTCCCGAGAAAACCCAGAAGAAAGACCCCGAAAGCGCATACATCGGCATCGGCGTTCCCAAAGAATGGATTCCGGCCATACAGAAAGCCGGGTATCTCACCCTCGAAGCCTTGTCGGGAGCCAACCCCAACAAACTTCAACAAGACCTGTGCGGGCTGAACAAAAAGTTCAAACTCGAACTGGCCAACCCCACCCCCGAAGAGGTGAAAGCATGGGTCGAAAATGCCCGATAG
- a CDS encoding glucose-6-phosphate isomerase, whose translation METIRFSYEKALGKGAVEAVAAEAAAAQETLHAGNGKGNDFLGWLHLPSSITPAFLDEVEAVAASLRERCEVVVAIGIGGSYLGAKMVVEALSDSFAHLKAAGGTQVLFAGQNIGEDYLYELQELLRGKQFGLINISKSGTTTEPAIAFRLLKKQLEDQVGKAEAQKRIVAVTDAARGALRKLADMEGYKTFVIPDNVGGRFSVLTPVGLLPIAVAGFDIKQLVGGAADMEKACAETVPAGQNLALQYASARNVLYRQGKKVEILVNFNPKLHFLAEWWKQLYGESEGKDHKGIFPASVDFTTDLHSMGQWIQDGERTIFETVVSVKNMKHELAIPADEENLDGLNFLAGKRIDAVNKMAELGTQIAHVDGGVPNLKIEIPAITEYYLGQLIYFFEKACGISGYMLGVNPFDQPGVEAYKKNMFALLDKPGYEAESKAIKARL comes from the coding sequence ATGGAAACAATCAGATTTTCTTACGAAAAAGCCCTTGGTAAGGGGGCTGTTGAGGCTGTGGCCGCAGAAGCTGCCGCCGCACAGGAGACATTGCACGCCGGTAATGGCAAAGGAAACGACTTCTTGGGGTGGCTCCATCTGCCCTCGTCGATAACCCCGGCTTTCCTCGATGAGGTCGAGGCCGTGGCCGCCTCTCTGCGGGAACGTTGCGAGGTGGTTGTCGCTATCGGCATCGGCGGCAGCTACCTGGGTGCCAAAATGGTGGTGGAGGCGCTGTCCGACTCATTTGCCCACCTCAAAGCAGCCGGCGGCACACAAGTGCTTTTCGCCGGTCAGAACATCGGAGAAGACTACCTTTATGAATTGCAGGAACTTCTTCGCGGCAAACAGTTCGGCCTCATCAACATTTCCAAGTCGGGAACCACGACCGAACCGGCCATCGCTTTCCGCCTGTTGAAAAAACAACTCGAAGACCAGGTAGGAAAAGCCGAGGCACAAAAACGCATCGTGGCCGTGACCGACGCTGCCCGGGGTGCCCTGCGCAAACTGGCCGACATGGAAGGTTACAAGACCTTTGTCATTCCCGATAACGTGGGCGGGCGTTTCTCGGTGCTCACTCCCGTGGGTTTGCTGCCCATAGCCGTGGCCGGTTTCGACATCAAACAACTCGTGGGCGGCGCTGCCGACATGGAAAAAGCCTGCGCCGAAACGGTACCTGCCGGGCAAAATCTCGCCTTGCAATATGCTTCGGCCCGCAACGTGCTTTATCGCCAAGGCAAGAAGGTCGAAATTCTGGTCAACTTCAATCCGAAGCTGCACTTCCTCGCCGAGTGGTGGAAGCAACTCTATGGCGAGAGCGAAGGAAAAGACCACAAGGGTATATTCCCGGCTTCGGTCGATTTTACTACCGACCTCCATTCGATGGGTCAATGGATTCAAGATGGCGAACGCACGATTTTCGAAACCGTCGTTTCGGTGAAGAATATGAAGCACGAATTGGCGATTCCTGCCGATGAGGAGAATCTCGATGGCCTGAATTTCCTGGCCGGGAAGCGCATCGATGCCGTCAATAAGATGGCCGAATTGGGTACGCAGATTGCCCACGTCGACGGCGGCGTTCCCAACTTGAAGATAGAAATACCCGCCATTACCGAATATTATCTCGGGCAACTTATCTATTTCTTCGAGAAAGCCTGTGGCATTAGCGGCTATATGCTGGGTGTCAATCCGTTCGACCAGCCCGGTGTAGAGGCTTACAAGAAGAATATGTTTGCCTTGCTCGATAAACCCGGATACGAAGCCGAGAGCAAAGCCATCAAGGCTCGCTTGTAA
- a CDS encoding NAD(P)H-dependent glycerol-3-phosphate dehydrogenase encodes MNLPGKVAIIGGGTWATAIAKLVLCNADSINWYIRNENTIEEFIRSGRNPMYLSSVKFEISRIGFSVDINNVVKESDTLILVTPSPYIKAQLKKLKSKALQDKFIISAIKGIVPDENQIITDYLKKNFKVPGNLLAVIGGPCHAEEVALERLSYLTIGCPDLRNAQIAADLLRTPFMRTTTSTDVEGIEYAAVLKNVYAIAAGICNGMKYGDNLQAVLVSNAIQELQRFVNVANPMPRNICEPAYLGDLLVTAYSRFSRNFLFGTMIGKGYSVKAAQTEMEMIAEGYYGTKCITEINEKLQVEMPILNAVYNILYKRKSIPNELRQLAEMLH; translated from the coding sequence ATGAATCTCCCGGGAAAAGTAGCCATCATCGGAGGCGGCACTTGGGCTACCGCCATTGCAAAACTTGTCTTGTGCAATGCCGACTCCATCAACTGGTATATCCGCAACGAAAACACCATCGAGGAGTTTATCCGTTCGGGAAGGAACCCGATGTACCTGTCGAGCGTGAAATTCGAAATCAGCCGCATCGGATTCTCTGTCGACATCAACAATGTCGTCAAGGAGTCTGACACGCTGATACTGGTCACACCGTCGCCCTACATCAAGGCCCAGCTCAAAAAGCTGAAAAGCAAAGCCCTGCAAGACAAATTCATCATCTCGGCCATCAAAGGCATCGTACCCGATGAAAACCAAATCATTACCGATTACCTGAAAAAGAACTTCAAGGTACCCGGCAATCTCCTGGCTGTCATCGGCGGCCCCTGCCACGCCGAGGAGGTGGCCCTCGAACGCCTCTCCTACCTCACCATCGGATGCCCCGACCTGCGCAACGCCCAAATCGCGGCCGACCTGCTGCGCACCCCGTTCATGCGCACCACCACCTCGACCGACGTCGAAGGCATCGAATATGCCGCCGTGCTGAAAAACGTCTATGCCATTGCGGCCGGAATATGCAACGGCATGAAGTATGGCGACAACTTGCAAGCCGTACTGGTGTCGAACGCCATTCAGGAACTCCAACGGTTTGTGAACGTGGCCAACCCCATGCCCCGCAACATCTGCGAGCCGGCCTATCTGGGCGACCTGCTGGTAACAGCCTATTCACGGTTCAGCCGCAACTTCCTTTTCGGCACCATGATTGGCAAAGGATACTCGGTAAAGGCCGCACAGACCGAGATGGAGATGATTGCCGAAGGCTACTACGGCACCAAGTGCATTACCGAAATCAACGAAAAGTTGCAGGTAGAAATGCCCATTCTGAATGCCGTGTATAACATTCTCTACAAACGCAAATCGATTCCCAACGAATTGCGGCAACTGGCCGAGATGCTTCATTAA
- the rpmA gene encoding 50S ribosomal protein L27 yields the protein MAHKKGVGSSKNGRESESKRLGVKVFGGQVAKAGNILVRQRGTVHHPGVNVGMGKDHTLFALIDGVVVFRKKQDNRSYVSVEPQN from the coding sequence ATGGCACACAAGAAAGGTGTCGGTAGTTCAAAGAACGGCCGCGAATCAGAAAGTAAAAGATTAGGTGTGAAAGTCTTTGGCGGACAAGTAGCGAAAGCTGGAAATATCCTCGTGCGTCAGAGAGGTACGGTACACCACCCCGGAGTAAACGTAGGTATGGGCAAAGACCACACCTTGTTTGCACTCATCGACGGTGTCGTAGTGTTCCGTAAGAAACAAGACAACCGTTCATACGTTTCGGTTGAACCCCAAAACTAA
- the rplU gene encoding 50S ribosomal protein L21, with the protein MYVIVEIQGQQFKAEAGKRLYVHRLDAEQGAAVEFDKVLLVDNDGAVKVGAPTVEGAKVVCEVLSHLKGERIIVFKKKRRKGYRKRNGHRQCFTEVLIKDIVA; encoded by the coding sequence ATGTACGTAATTGTAGAAATCCAAGGACAGCAGTTCAAAGCCGAAGCCGGCAAGAGACTCTATGTTCACCGTTTGGACGCTGAGCAAGGTGCTGCTGTCGAGTTTGACAAAGTATTGTTGGTCGACAACGACGGAGCCGTAAAAGTTGGTGCTCCCACCGTAGAAGGTGCAAAGGTCGTTTGCGAAGTCCTCTCTCATCTCAAAGGCGAACGTATCATCGTCTTCAAGAAGAAAAGAAGAAAAGGTTATCGTAAACGCAACGGTCACCGTCAATGCTTTACCGAAGTGTTAATTAAAGATATTGTTGCTTAA
- a CDS encoding DUF4919 domain-containing protein, with amino-acid sequence MKKWIFLICLLFSCESWIAARSHTDGDTLTQIFPDIEAVRQAVQNPESPCFYPRLIARYMQRDTTLTTEEYRCLYLGYSFQDDYDPYRVSSYEMSLDTLYRRNDLTAAECEKLIRYAGQVLADNPFDLRRMAVLVYANTMLGNHAEVNFWQTRIHHLVDAILSTGDGRTPETAWYVIEPVHAYDILNTLGVVAEAYEFEPPCYDYIQVYDLIGNARGFYFNVSRILEEYQRKFGTE; translated from the coding sequence ATGAAGAAATGGATATTTTTGATATGTCTCCTTTTCTCTTGTGAGAGTTGGATAGCTGCTCGCTCCCACACCGATGGAGATACTTTGACACAGATTTTCCCCGACATCGAGGCGGTGCGACAGGCGGTGCAGAATCCCGAGTCGCCCTGTTTCTATCCACGGCTCATTGCCCGGTACATGCAGCGTGATACCACGCTTACCACCGAGGAATACCGTTGCCTCTATCTGGGCTATTCGTTCCAAGACGATTATGACCCTTATCGGGTGTCGTCTTACGAAATGTCGCTCGATACCCTTTATCGGCGCAATGACCTCACGGCGGCCGAATGCGAGAAACTCATTCGATATGCCGGTCAGGTGTTGGCCGACAATCCTTTCGACCTGCGCCGCATGGCCGTCCTGGTCTATGCCAACACGATGCTCGGCAATCACGCCGAAGTGAATTTCTGGCAGACACGCATTCACCATCTTGTCGATGCCATACTCTCTACCGGAGACGGTCGCACGCCCGAGACAGCCTGGTATGTTATCGAGCCGGTACATGCCTATGATATACTCAATACGTTAGGTGTCGTTGCCGAAGCCTACGAGTTCGAGCCCCCATGTTACGATTACATTCAGGTTTATGACCTCATTGGCAATGCTCGCGGGTTTTACTTCAATGTCAGCCGCATACTCGAAGAGTACCAGCGTAAGTTTGGCACGGAGTGA